A genomic region of Zea mays cultivar B73 chromosome 6, Zm-B73-REFERENCE-NAM-5.0, whole genome shotgun sequence contains the following coding sequences:
- the LOC100384613 gene encoding uncharacterized protein LOC100384613 has product MIAAVNRVPAGWGEDEMSVLPRHTKVVVTGNNRTKSVLVGLHGVVKKAVGLGGWHWLVLTNGIEVKLQRNALSVIEPPTGNEDDDKFDCENLRWNSSDLVSDDAQSPKPQRSRSRQHRGFHRKSFSRSMSCDSQSKTSVSSSSRAHTKVDLSKLELTALLRYWRHFNLDACPNPSREQLVDAVQRHFTAQQLDELQVIVSFVQAAKRLKTTMKVA; this is encoded by the exons ATGATTGCGGCTGTCAACCGAGTGCCGGCAGGCTGGGGCGAGGATGAGATGTCCGTGCTGCCGCGGCACACCAAGGTGGTGGTCACCGGCAACAACCGCACCAAGTCGGTGCTCGTGGGCTTGCACGGAGTCGTGAAGAAGGCCGTCGGTCTCGGAGGATGGCATTGGCTG GTACTTACTAATGGAATAGAGGTAAAGCTGCAGCGGAATGCTTTAAGTGTGATTGAACCTCCGACAGGCAACGAGGATGATGATAAATTTGATTGTGAAAACCTGCGGTGGAATAGTTCAGACTTGG TCTCCGATGATGCACAATCACCAAAGCCACAAAGGTCAAGGAGCAGGCAGCATAGGGGTTTCCACAGAAAATCCTTTAGCCGTTCAATGTCATGTGACTCCCAATCTAAGACGTCTGTTTCATCTTCCTCGAGAGCTCACACG AAAGTTGACCTGAGCAAGTTAGAACTGACTGCACTGTTGAGATATTGGCGCCACTTCAATCTC GATGCATGCCCTAATCCATCCAGGGAGCAGTTAGTTGATGCTGTTCAAAGGCACTTCACGGCCCAG CAATTGGATGAGTTGCAGGTCATTGTCAGCTTTGTGCAAGCTGCAAAGAGGCTGAAGACAACTATGAAAGTGGCCTGA
- the LOC100384613 gene encoding uncharacterized protein isoform X1 encodes MAVGLGGWHWLVLTNGIEVKLQRNALSVIEPPTGNEDDDKFDCENLRWNSSDLVSDDAQSPKPQRSRSRQHRGFHRKSFSRSMSCDSQSKTSVSSSSRAHTKVDLSKLELTALLRYWRHFNLDACPNPSREQLVDAVQRHFTAQQLDELQVIVSFVQAAKRLKTTMKVA; translated from the exons ATGGCAGTTGGCCTCGGAGGATGGCATTGGCTG GTACTTACTAATGGAATAGAGGTAAAGCTGCAGCGGAATGCTTTAAGTGTGATTGAACCTCCGACAGGCAACGAGGATGATGATAAATTTGATTGTGAAAACCTGCGGTGGAATAGTTCAGACTTGG TCTCCGATGATGCACAATCACCAAAGCCACAAAGGTCAAGGAGCAGGCAGCATAGGGGTTTCCACAGAAAATCCTTTAGCCGTTCAATGTCATGTGACTCCCAATCTAAGACGTCTGTTTCATCTTCCTCGAGAGCTCACACG AAAGTTGACCTGAGCAAGTTAGAACTGACTGCACTGTTGAGATATTGGCGCCACTTCAATCTC GATGCATGCCCTAATCCATCCAGGGAGCAGTTAGTTGATGCTGTTCAAAGGCACTTCACGGCCCAG CAATTGGATGAGTTGCAGGTCATTGTCAGCTTTGTGCAAGCTGCAAAGAGGCTGAAGACAACTATGAAAGTGGCCTGA